DNA sequence from the Dehalococcoidia bacterium genome:
GCAGGAGCACCTGTTGGGGTATTACCCTGCCTGCGTTTCTCGCCAGCACACAAAGCAGGCTATATTCTGTGGGGGTCAGTCTTACCTCTGCCCCATCCGATAGCACTTCGTGAGTGTTAAAGTCGATGGCGACGTTCCCAACAGTGAGCGGATCCTCGCCCTTATCTAAGGTTGGCATTGTTGATCGGCGTAGCACGCTTTTCGCCCGCGCCAGAAGCTCGACGTGGCTGAATGGTTTGGTGATATAATCATCAGCACCCAGTTCAAGACCTTTAACCTTGTCATACTCGTGATCCCTTGCGGTCAACATGACAATAGGCGCATCGGAGAAACGGCGGATCCGGCGGCACACCTCAAAGCCATCAATATCAGGAAGCCCGATATCCAGAATGATGATGTCGGGGAACTCCGTTTCCATAAGATCGATTGCAATGAGACCCTGGTTACAAGAGACAATCTGGGCCTCACTCCAACGCAACTGGAAACACAGAGAAATAGCCTCGGCTATTTCCGGATCATTTTCGATGATCAGCACTTTCATCGGTCATCTCCCATTGAATCGCTGGATTATTTGCTGGCAGCTCATTGATAGCGCCGGGACTAAAGTAAAGGTGCAGCGTTTGGTCAAACGGCACTGTGTCGTATTCGGAATTCAGTAGTCACCTGCTCATGGCAGAGATGCCTAGAGTTGCAAGGCTGGGAATTGCCTGAGCCTTCTGTTCGATGTCCGACCTTATGGGGCAACACATCTCTCGCCTCACGAAAATCTCCTCATGGCAGTTGTCCGGTTGCCTTTAGATAGAGCATGATCGAATTCACTCTGGGGTCTTTGGAATCGGTGACGTTGCTGAGTTTGCTGTAGATGGCGTTGATGTGACGTTCAATAGTTTTGGGATCGACACACAGCATCTCGGCGATGGTTCCATTCCGGTAGCCTTTTGCCATCCAGCTTAGAACTTCCAACTCCCTATGACTGAGTTCCTTGAGGAGAA
Encoded proteins:
- a CDS encoding response regulator transcription factor gives rise to the protein MKVLIIENDPEIAEAISLCFQLRWSEAQIVSCNQGLIAIDLMETEFPDIIILDIGLPDIDGFEVCRRIRRFSDAPIVMLTARDHEYDKVKGLELGADDYITKPFSHVELLARAKSVLRRSTMPTLDKGEDPLTVGNVAIDFNTHEVLSDGAEVRLTPTEYSLLCVLARNAGRVIPQQVLLQKVWGSDFSDADDYLKVYIQRLRAKLGDDSLEPALIVCERGVGYKLNNPGQDQSSENSSSVSVRKDEDESRFPRAKIQTVR